The Metabacillus sp. B2-18 genome has a window encoding:
- a CDS encoding acyl carrier protein has protein sequence MKNIEKYKNAFINVLDLKEDDVSEDLALGKTREWDSIGHMALISEIEDVFDVSIDSEWITEFNSYQSGIELLERLGVNFINE, from the coding sequence ATGAAAAATATAGAGAAATATAAAAATGCATTTATCAATGTACTGGACTTGAAAGAAGATGATGTAAGTGAAGATTTAGCTCTTGGGAAAACGAGGGAATGGGATTCAATTGGACATATGGCACTCATTTCTGAGATTGAGGATGTTTTTGATGTTTCAATAGATTCAGAATGGATTACAGAATTCAACTCTTACCAGTCAGGTATTGAGCTTTTGGAACGCTTAGGAGTGAACTTTATTAATGAATAG